A single window of Culicoides brevitarsis isolate CSIRO-B50_1 chromosome 3, AGI_CSIRO_Cbre_v1, whole genome shotgun sequence DNA harbors:
- the LOC134834384 gene encoding innexin inx7 encodes MLGTFSTATKYFHLKNKTVSIDNAAFKCHYRVTFLILIIATILVTSRQYIGEHIKCITGSSAVPEHVMNTFCFFTTTFTIVRHLNESMLQSRVIPHPGIGPMYEEDPVTHHAYYQWVPFVLFGQCLMFYCTHLLWKKIEGGKLKALVDGLHMIALSKYVEKDDIVLSGLKIPSQATVNTKIQLIKRAFYSHVKANPHWGYFLTTCEILNLLHVILQIYITDLFLGGKFLTLGFDFIQDDFTKEMDVLDVVFPKVTKCHFYKYGASGSIQKHDALCVMALNVINEKVYIFLWFWFMILLCISFLAIIWRFITIFYHATSNRFNRFVFSTIDKNFNPWDVLVVTRQYSLSDWLFLYYIGANLEPYVFRKVFLEIADEIRTPMNTTSEEDEDIELEDVKKSPYAPLQQNLLDFDNESSKKITLDTVDNGEYSDADSETKLSKPTGKRVGWKDD; translated from the exons ATGTTGGGTACATTTTCGACAGcaacgaaatattttcatctcaAGAATAAGACAGTTTCGATCGATAATGCTGCCTTTAAATGTCATTATCGggtgacatttttaattttaattatcgcGACGATTCTTGTCACTTCGAG ACAATACATTGGCGAACACATAAAATGTATCACGGGATCAAGTGCTGTGCCCGAACATGTGATGAACACATTTTGCTTCTTCACAACAACTTTTACAATTGTGAGACATTTGAACGAATCGATGCTCCAATCTCGCGTTATTCCTCATCCGGGAATTGGGCCAATGTATGAAGAAGATCCCGTCACGCATCATGCATACTATCAATGGGTGCCATTTGTGCTTTTTGGACAATGTCTCATGTTTTATTGCACACATTTGTTATGGAAGAAAATCGAAGGAGGAAAACTAAAGGCGTTAGTTGATGGTTTGCATATGATTGCTTTATCGAAATATGTTGAAAAAGATGATATTGTTCTAAGTGGCTTGAAAATCCCGTCACAAGCAACtgtaaacacaaaaatacaaCTGATCAAAAGAGCTTTTTACTCACATGTTAAAGCTAATCCGCATTGGGGATATTTCTTGACAACTTGTGAAATTCTCAACTTGTTACATgtcattttacaaatttacatCACAGATCTATTTTTGGGCGGAAAATTCCTAACATTAGGATTCGATTTTATTCAAGACGATTTTACGAAAGAAATGGATGTACTTGATGTTGTATTTCCAAAAGTTACCAAATGTCACTTTTACAAATATGGCGCTTCAGGATCGATTCAAAAACATGATGCGTTGTGTGTAATGGCATTAAATGTGATAAACGAAAAAGTTTACATTTTCCTTTGGTTTTggtttatgattttattgtgTATTTCATTTTTGGCAATTATTTGGCGtttcattacaattttttatcatgcaAC ttcGAACAGATTCAATCGATTCGTGTTCTCAACAATCGATAAAAACTTCAATCCATGGGACGTTCTTGTCGTTACTCGTCAATATAGTTTATCGGATTGGTTGTTCCTTTATTACATAGGAGCTAACCTTGAGCCGTATGTTTTCAGAAAAGTCTTTTTGGAAATTGCCGACGAGATTCGAACGCCAATGAATACGACAAGCGAAGAAGATGAAGATATTGAGTTAGAAGATGTCAAAAAATCGCCTTATGCTCCATTACAACAAAATCTTTTAGACTTTGACAATGAaagttcaaagaaaataaCGCTTGATACAGTAGATAATGGCGAATATTCAGATGCGGATTCGgaaacaaaattatcaaaaccaACAGGAAAACGAGTCGGATGGAaagatgattaa
- the LOC134835643 gene encoding uncharacterized protein LOC134835643, with the protein MEVMEEGILMDRLPILLQRDMQYYEKNKEVLQETICPGVVGGKLDFPRYASFASVKIVLWLEDEYYQAYLKKSGLLCYDTLNDETIHRDDESSVCIVKSSDPERFVWLVARTCDALLQHIHVLSQEALDHADLTVLTAVIGAAALVKNCLWVYLQCTEKNVCPPKGDEEGGSLKMSYKQLSEMTEALAERLLDLHCRLLLLYILQDADCLHWENQQPFFESERGSYTIQMWWLYMQGTKMDLWNTVPPTMGQRVFAGMLNETLTVLTVRYTQTLPSKARAQLLMVDICNILLCCGELLPAICDNGEAYVGLNITNQHKIVRDIHSKCQELFLCLLLRGIPIGDLYKVLRKGTQSVGMFQERMGLPSPWILFALSKLFPDKRTGHYATRCSEFTSSTAITLELRVLMTAPQPSWPILIKVLLMREATLSSVIFHHLIENLPSQENFVPSYLQPCLNKETMDAKCEGFLCGKECNDIGHWALNNPDPVGQTNYQVIMGLTYIIVMTGKASDIQRTLISALEKAPNVEWAACLDRRDVWNQKRQPWLEAIIYLVYPILDSIVQMLIQAVQTGATIYQAMSLSISCFQEMWDGIPDCLFIVTSMLQEIIPADIRPLGDSCLVHVLYSALYTKLLENATGVNEEKFANKASICQTLAEAICAIDEDNKHTEKIQELLNQAKETLRNMSVIEVDLDEPEPITGQSMASGSKAVDELLEPIMRPAPTSSRAEEEFDVEIADYISEILASDILTQDIGKQSVKMIYMYMRNNVDWIYEKLGVKSHEPNVEPPNGQELHYIPPKLLHMMFHIGEEPFDQLLTGNLKIDYTNWFQTPMSMTPDRAWLQVKMRWEFQENAQLNALDSQMVAYITSQLKTSTT; encoded by the exons ATGGAAGTTATGGAAGAAGGAATTCTCATGGATCGTTTGCCGATCTTATTGCAACGAGATATGCAATATTATGag aaaaacaaGGAAGTTCTTCAGGAAACAATTTGTCCCGGAGTTGTTGGAGGAAAATTGGATTTTCCTCGTTATGCATCATTTGCTTCTGTTAAAATTGTCTTAtg gCTTGAAGATGAATATTATCAagcatatttgaaaaaatcaggACTTTTGTGTTATGATACACTCAATGATGAAACGATTCATAGAGACGACGAGTCATCagtat GCATTGTAAAATCTTCTGATCCCGAGCGTTTTGTTTGGCTTGTAGCACGTACGTGTGATGCTTTGCTTCAACATATCCATGTTTTATCACAAGAGGCATTAGATCATGCTGATTTGACTGTATTGACAGCTGTAATTGGCGCAGCTGCTTTGGTTAAAAACTGTCTTTGGGTTTATTTGCAATGTACCGAGAAGAATGTTTGTCCTCCAAAAGGCGACGAAGAAGGCGGTTCTCTCAAAATGAGTTACAAACAATTGTCGGAAATGACAGAAGCTCTTGCTGAGCGACTTCTTGATTTGCATTGTCGTTTATTGTTGCTTTACATTTTGCAAGATGCTGATTGTCTTCATTGGGAGAATCAACAACCGTTTTTCGAATCTGAACGAGGCTCGTATACGATTCAAATGTGGTGGCTTTATATGCAAGGAACAAAAATGGATTTGTGGAATACTGTTCCGCCAACTATGGGGCAACGTGTTTTCGCGGGAATGTTAAATGAAACTTTGACGGTTTTAACTGTGCGATATACGCAAACGTTGCCGAGTAAAGCTCGAGCGCAATTGTTAATGGTTGATATTTGTAATATTCTTCTTTGTTGCGGCGAACTTTTGCCTGCAATTTGTGACAATGGAGAAGCTTATGTTGGTTTGAACATTACGAATCAACATAAAATTGTGAGAgatattcattcaaaatgtCAAGAACTCTTTTTATGTCTCTTACTTCGAGGCATTCCGATTGGAGATTTGTACAAAGTCTTGAGAAAAGGAACACAATCTGTCGGAATGTTTCAAGAACGCATGGGATTACCATCGCCATGGATTTTGTTTGCTCTCTCGAAACTTTTTCCTGACAAACGTACGGGTCATTATGCAACTCGTTGTTCAGAATTCACAAGCAGTACAGCAATTACTCTCGAATTGCGTGTTTTAATGACAGCTCCTCAACCTTCATGGCCTATTTTGATCAAAGTATTGTTGATGCGCGAAGCTACTTTGTCTTCTGTGATCTTTCAtcatttgatcgaaaatcttCCGAGTCAAGAAAATTTCGTTCCGAGCTATTTACAACCTTGTTTGAACAAAGAAACGATGGATGCCAAATGCGAAGGCTTTTTATGCGGCAAAGAATGTAACGACATTGGTCATTGGGCTCTCAATAATCCAGATCCTGTTGGACAAACAAATTATCAAGTTATTATGGGACTTACTTACATTATTGTCATGACAGGCAAAGCAAGCGATATTCAACGAACATTGATTTCTGCTCTCGAAAAGGCTCCGAATGTTGAATGGGCTGCTTGTTTGGATCGTCGTGATGTTTGGAATCAAAAACGTCAACCATGGTTAGAAGCTATTATATATCTCGTTTATCCGATTCTCGATTCGATCGTTCAAATGTTAATACAAGCAGTTCAAACAGGCGCTACAATTTATCAAGCGATGAGTTTGTCGATTTCTTGTTTTCAAGAAATGTGGGATGGAATTCCAGATTGTTTGTTTATCGTAACTTCGATGCTTCAAGAGATAATTCCTGCTGATATTCGACCATTGGGAGATTCTTGTCTCGTTCACGTATTATACAGTGCTTTATATACCAAACTTCTTGAAA ATGCAACGGGcgttaatgaagaaaaatttgcgAATAAAGCTTCAATTTGTCAAACGTTAGCAGAAGCAATTTGCGCCATTGACGAAGACAACAAACACACAGAGAAAATTCAAGAGCTTCTGAATCAAGCGAAAGAAACGTTACGCAATATGAGTGTTATTGAAGTTGATTTGGATGAACCTGAGCCAATTACGGGACAAAGTATGGCGAGCGGATCAAAAGCTGTCGATGAACTTCTTGAACCAATAATGCGTCCCGCACCAACAAGTAGTCGAGCTGAAGAAGAATTTGATGTCGAAATTGCCGATTACATCTCCGAAATTCTTGCAAGCGATATTCTCACGCAAGATATTGGCAAACAAAGTGTCAAAATGATTTACATGTATATGCGGAACAACGTCGATTGGATTTACGAAAAACTCGGAGTGAAATCGCATGAACCAAATGTTGAACCTCCAAATGGGCAAGAGTTACATTACATTCCTCCAAAATTGCTTCATATGATGTTCCATATTGGCGAAGAGCCTTTCGATCAATTGTTAACGGGCAACTTGAAGATTGACTATACAAATTGGTTTCAAACGCCGATGTCAATGACGCCCGATCGTGCATGGCTTCAAGTCAAAATGCGATGGGAATTCCAAGAAAATGCGCAATTGAATGCACTTGACTCACAAATGGTCGCCTATATAACGTCACAACTCAAAACGAGCACaacttaa
- the LOC134833467 gene encoding uncharacterized protein LOC134833467 yields MRFFLLISCVLLCLNVVFGRVARDEQSVWEYQQLLQELQDTIQQDPVVTNCPLENTGFQLIKLAVSTSERPGIYSYAEKICLEHARECSDAWQIEKVLHKEMIYTQGEQSTMEAESSMDCYRKCVSNEEFKCRSAVWIQKTKTCTISIHNRATLNGISILTPNIDAQYMENSCFEETKRRCTFEPLMKKMVNYIDTTISEVRNHMECRQLCLGANYPCRSYSYNPDKVSCYLSHHSSSTVSRRLAYKPAGINIETFELVACYDLQLACKADRFVADITTTRLFNGKVYIKNLEDECVNDVNNTLAFSFEVKYEDEKCHAKQLDKGFFLIDFVIQYFDHIVTFNDIWLSTTCQYDVRDQTLINDGDLGVYDIKPTDYDDMLASLPQIDLAVVYPNGSYITETSNVGQLLILRFEPLEKTAFGFIVKSLIATDARDNNNEVVLLEDGCPVPPYLVSAPYRNASNVQVDFKAFKYTKSKFVRFTAVVGACDEDCNPIACKMPDDDIAGNNENASVVQINTSIGQGTKQEDEEMNNVLPEKIVQSKTFEFVEDAEEEDGFGKLRKARSLKEVEKTEDVQKFKEMVYVGIVLTVLLAVVIVFVWTAYAISKRRSSKVFVAL; encoded by the exons ATGAGATTCTTTCTTCTCATATCTTGCGTTCTTCTGTGTTTGAATGTCGTCTTTGGAAGAGTTGCACGCGATGAACAATCCGTTTGGGAGTATCAACAACTGCTTCAGGAGCTGCAAGACACAATTCAACAAGATCCAGTTGTTACAAATTGTCCTCTTGAAAACACTGGATTTCAGTTGATAA AGCTCGCTGTTTCAACATCAGAACGTCCCGGCATCTACAGTTATGCGGAAAAGATTTGTTTGGAACACGCTCGTGAATGTTCAGATGCATGGCAAATCGAAAAGGTTCTTCATAAGGAGATGATTTACACACAAGGCGAACAAAGCACGATGGAAGCTGAATCTTCAATGGATTGCTATCGCAAATGTGTTTCAAATGAAGAATTTAAGTGTCGTTCAGCAGTTTGGattcaaaaaacgaaaacatGTACAATTTCTATTCATAATCGTGCAACGTTAAATGGCATTTCCATCCTTACTCCAAACATCGATGCTCAATATatggaaaattcatgttttgaaGAGACTAAAAGACGATGCACATTTGAacctttgatgaaaaaaatggtaaattatATCGACACGACAATTTCTGAAGTACGAAATCACATGGAGTGCAGACAATTGTGTTTGGGAGCAAATTATCC ttgtcgCTCATACTCATACAATCCGGATAAGGTTTCTTGTTATTTGAGTCATCATTCTTCGTCGACAGTCTCTCGTCGATTGGCATACAAGCCTGCGGGTATAAATATAGAGACTTTTGAGCTTGTTGCTTGTTATGATTTGCAACTTGCTTGTAAAGCAGATCGATTTGTAGCTGATATCACAACAACAAGACTTTTCAATGGCAAAgtttacatcaaaaatttagaagatGAATGCGTTAATGATGTCAATAACACATTAGCATTCAGTTTCGAGGTAAAATATGAAGATGAAAAGTGTCATGCCAAACAACTCGATAAAGGATTCTTTTTAATCGACTTTGTAATTCAATATTTCGATCATATTGTAACTTTCAACGATATTTGGCTCTCAACAACTTGTCAATACGACGTGCGAGACCAAACGCTCATCAATGACGGGGATTTGGGCGTTTACGATATCAAACCAACAGATTACGATGACATGCTCGCGTCATTGCCTCAAATAGATCTTGCTGTTGTTTATCCCAACGGAAGTTACATCACGGAAACATCAAATGTCGGTCAATTATTGATTTTGCGTTTTGAACCTTTGGAAAAAACTGCTTTTGGATTTATCGTTAAAAGCTTAATTGCGACAGATGCACGTGATAACAACAATGAAGTCGTTCTCCTTGAAGATGGATGTCCTGTTCCTCCGTATTTAGTTTCTGCTCCTTATCGAAACGCCTCAAATGTGCAAGTTGACTTCAAGGCATTCAAATACACGAAATCCAAATTTGTGAGATTTACAGCTGTTGTTGGAGCTTGTGATGAAGATTGCAATCCTATCGCTTGTAAAATGCCGGATGATGATATCGCgggaaataatgaaaatgcgTCAGTTGTTCAAATTAATACATCTATTGGACAAGGCACGAAACAAGAAGATGAAGAGATGAATAATGTCTTAcctgaaaaaattgttcaatcgaaaacttttgaatttgtaGAAGATGCTGAAGAAGAAGATGGATTTGGAAAGTTGAGAAAAGCGAGATCTTTAAAGGAAGTTGAAAAAACAGaagatgtacaaaaatttaaagaaatggtTTATGTTGGAATTGTACTTACAGTTTTGTTAGCTGTCGTTATTGTTTTTGTATGGACCGCATATGCGATTTCAAAACGACGatcatcaaaagtttttgttgctttataa
- the LOC134836047 gene encoding D-beta-hydroxybutyrate dehydrogenase, mitochondrial, with the protein MFLSLHLAMVVKSLVSWFLSAFWRQKQIKVNRNLVVLITGCDSGLGHFAARRCHEEGFTVIATVLDKNSNGSKKLLQEIGDSEYFHSIPMNLKSDESIKSVYDFASKFMENNDVRFHALINNAGVMCFGEFEWLTSDIMNEELRVNLIGPMTLVKHFLPMIRQHKTRIINVTSHCSLKSLPGLSVYSASKAGFRFWTEALEKELYKFGVRVVNFIPGSFITSSNIVNRSLMLSKTMKNGLSKEQIDTYGYYFEEYYTYLGHVANYVTEFPTEFHPEIISKLMNAITDENPRCLYKAEPWRYTFYYNLFRIIPQGPLERWLVEKFMLMPKMKINK; encoded by the coding sequence ATGTTTCTCAGTTTACATTTAGCAATGGTTGTGAAAAGTCTCGTTTCTTGGTTTCTTTCTGCCTTTTGGcgacaaaaacaaatcaaagtAAATCGTAATTTAGTTGTTCTTATAACGGGATGCGATTCAGGACTTGGTCATTTTGCTGCTCGAAGATGTCATGAAGAAGGCTTTACAGTAATTGCTACTGTGTTGGACAAAAACTCAAATGGTTCGAAGAAACTTTTACAAGAAATCGGCGATTctgaatattttcattcaatccCCATGAATCTCAAGAGCGACGAATCCATCAAAAGTGTTTATGATTTTGCTTCAAAGTTTATGGAGAACAACGATGTTCGCTTTCACGCATTGATAAATAACGCCGGCGTAATGTGTTTTGGAGAATTCGAATGGTTAACATCGGATATTATGAATGAAGAGCTTCGCGTTAATCTTATCGGACCTATGACGCTCGTCAAACATTTTCTTCCAATGATTCGTCAACATAAAACACGAATTATCAATGTAACAAGTCATTGTTCATTGAAATCTTTACCCGGATTGTCTGTATATTCCGCAAGTAAAGCAGGTTTTCGTTTTTGGACAGAAGCTTTGGAAAAGGAACTTTACAAATTTGGCGTAAGAGTTGTTAATTTCATTCCCGGATCGTTCATTACGTCAAGCAATATTGTCAATAGGAGTCTCATGTTATcgaaaacgatgaaaaatggATTATCAAAAGAACAAATCGACACTTATGGATATTATTTTGAAGAGTATTATACATATTTGGGTCACGTTGCGAACTATGTGACAGAATTTCCGACAGAATTTCATCCAGAGATCATTTCAAAGTTAATGAATGCCATAACTGATGAAAATCCGAGATGTTTGTACAAAGCTGAACCATGGCGAtacactttttattataatttatttagaattattcCTCAAGGGCCTTTGGAAAGATGGTTAGTTGAGAAATTCATGTTAAtgccaaaaatgaaaataaataaataa